One stretch of Schlesneria sp. DSM 10557 DNA includes these proteins:
- a CDS encoding Ku protein, producing the protein MSFRSSWKGYLKLSLVSVPVKAYSAVSSDEGEIHFNQLHEKCHSRIKYVKTCPKHGAVPSEEIVSGYEYAKGQYVVMDSSELAALRADKEKSVNVEAIVPVGAIDPMYLTEKSSYLIPDGRVGEKPYAVIEQCLASQNSIAVGRLVINGKDEVVMIRPLDGLLVLTVLSGAAQVKQPGLFASELPKVSVSAAEVKMTKTLFEAYYQEEIDLAQFTDQYTERVAQLVESKIKGDDIVTSVPSEEPDVINLMDALKKSVEQAKSHSRKTKVMAEKTPAKTTRLKTPAKRKSKSA; encoded by the coding sequence ATGTCGTTTCGATCCAGCTGGAAGGGCTATCTCAAGCTCAGTCTCGTTTCTGTCCCGGTCAAAGCGTACTCGGCGGTCAGTTCTGATGAAGGTGAGATTCATTTCAATCAGCTCCATGAAAAATGCCATAGCCGCATCAAGTACGTGAAAACCTGCCCCAAGCACGGGGCAGTCCCATCAGAAGAGATTGTCTCGGGTTACGAATACGCCAAGGGGCAGTACGTCGTAATGGACAGCAGCGAACTTGCTGCCTTGCGGGCTGATAAAGAAAAATCCGTCAACGTGGAAGCGATCGTTCCGGTCGGGGCAATCGATCCGATGTACCTGACCGAGAAATCGTCCTACCTGATTCCAGATGGACGCGTCGGGGAAAAACCTTACGCGGTGATCGAACAGTGCCTTGCCAGTCAGAATTCAATCGCCGTGGGGCGGCTGGTCATCAATGGCAAGGACGAAGTAGTCATGATCCGCCCGCTGGATGGGTTACTGGTCCTGACCGTCCTCAGCGGGGCGGCGCAAGTGAAACAACCGGGACTCTTCGCGTCCGAACTTCCCAAGGTCAGCGTCTCTGCTGCCGAAGTCAAAATGACGAAGACGTTGTTCGAGGCCTATTATCAGGAGGAGATCGATCTGGCTCAGTTTACGGACCAGTATACCGAGCGGGTAGCCCAGTTAGTGGAGTCGAAGATCAAGGGGGACGACATCGTCACGTCTGTTCCCAGTGAAGAACCGGATGTGATCAACCTGATGGACGCCCTGAAGAAGAGCGTGGAGCAGGCGAAATCCCATTCCAGAAAAACCAAGGTGATGGCGGAAAAGACCCCCGCCAAGACGACTCGGCTGAAAACCCCGGCGAAGCGGAAGTCGAAGTCTGCGTGA
- the ligD gene encoding DNA ligase D produces MGLTDYQRKRRFDKTPEPPAQTKARKGWSYVVQKHDASHLHYDFRLELDGVLKSWAVPKGPSLDTKVKRLAIEVEDHPVDYGTFEGTIPEGEYGGGTVLLWDTGSWEPIGDPESGLREGKLKFNLKGKKLKGGWTLVRTRRKGSSSQKPQWLLIKERDAQARSMDDGDILEEQPLSVSSKRDLDTIAADADAGKKKQTTKTADIPKSRTRSSSSSKPSKSKRTQASSIPEPDKISVQLATLVDEAPEGDEWCHEIKFDGYRIICHIDDGTSRFVTRNHKDWTARLPELARQAAHLKCDQAILDGEVVAMSSDGTTDFQSLQNAFRDRGTEQLRYYVFDLLYLDGKDLREQPLQERKQALQTLLESTSNHRSIQYSEPIMGRGDVFLKQACKLHLEGIICKRLDQPYRPGRGTDWLKVKCLKHEEFVIGGFTDPSGSRTGFGALLVGFYDDEQKLHYAGKVGTGFDAKLLKELHANMKELEVSDSPFVDLQRKVGDARTAHWIQPKLVGQIKFADKTRDMRLRHASFQGLREDKPPRDVGQEVPAKLEEVLTNPVPRKASPKKEPARPAAATQKTSRSKRAQNSKGAPAEGNSDYDPQSEMFAGVRFTHPEKIVYPEAELTKLDIARYYQEVAEWILPHVVHRPIVVVRCPDGAGKQCFYQKHPQPGAPENLRQIPIKESTATKNYVVVDDVEGLLSLVQMGSLEIHTWGSTEDHLERPDRLIFDLDPDENVSWAKVVESARQIHDFLHELGLASFIKTTGGKGLHIVLPIERRHEWDDAKEFCKHVADAIVAAAPARFTSNMSKAARKNKIFIDYLRNARGATAVAPYSTRAKANAFVSMPLEWEEVSTKITSDYFTIETALQRLATLKRDPWREISKVRQSLSAPSKKLDKVLRN; encoded by the coding sequence ATGGGACTCACCGACTACCAGCGCAAGCGTCGATTCGACAAAACGCCGGAACCCCCGGCCCAAACCAAGGCGAGAAAAGGCTGGTCGTACGTCGTTCAGAAGCACGACGCATCGCACCTGCACTATGACTTCCGTCTGGAACTGGATGGAGTCCTGAAGAGCTGGGCAGTCCCGAAAGGACCCTCTCTCGATACAAAAGTGAAGCGCCTCGCCATTGAGGTCGAAGATCATCCCGTCGACTATGGCACGTTTGAGGGAACGATCCCCGAGGGGGAGTATGGAGGAGGTACCGTCCTCTTGTGGGATACGGGAAGCTGGGAACCGATCGGGGACCCGGAATCTGGACTGCGGGAAGGAAAGCTGAAGTTCAATCTCAAAGGCAAGAAGCTGAAGGGGGGCTGGACTCTCGTCCGCACTCGCCGCAAGGGCAGCTCGTCTCAAAAGCCCCAATGGCTCCTCATCAAAGAACGGGATGCTCAGGCACGCTCCATGGACGACGGGGATATCCTGGAGGAACAACCTCTCAGCGTTTCGTCAAAACGCGATCTGGACACCATCGCCGCTGACGCCGACGCCGGAAAGAAAAAACAAACGACAAAGACGGCCGACATCCCCAAATCACGAACTCGCTCAAGCAGTTCCTCCAAGCCGAGCAAATCAAAGCGAACTCAAGCTTCATCAATCCCCGAGCCTGACAAAATCAGCGTTCAACTGGCCACCCTGGTTGACGAGGCGCCAGAAGGGGATGAATGGTGCCACGAAATCAAATTTGATGGCTATCGAATCATCTGCCACATCGATGATGGAACCAGTCGCTTCGTCACACGCAACCACAAAGACTGGACGGCGCGCCTTCCCGAACTGGCCAGGCAGGCCGCTCACCTGAAGTGCGATCAGGCGATTCTCGACGGCGAGGTCGTCGCCATGAGTAGCGACGGGACGACCGATTTCCAATCGCTGCAGAACGCCTTCCGCGATCGGGGTACCGAACAGTTGCGATACTACGTCTTCGACCTGCTGTATCTGGATGGAAAAGACCTGCGCGAGCAGCCGCTGCAAGAACGGAAACAGGCACTCCAGACGTTGCTGGAGTCCACATCCAACCATCGATCCATCCAATACTCAGAGCCCATCATGGGGAGGGGGGATGTCTTCCTCAAACAAGCATGCAAACTCCATCTGGAAGGGATCATCTGCAAACGACTGGATCAGCCGTACCGTCCGGGACGTGGCACCGACTGGCTTAAGGTGAAGTGCCTGAAACACGAAGAGTTTGTGATTGGTGGCTTCACGGACCCATCCGGATCGCGAACCGGATTTGGCGCCCTGCTGGTTGGATTTTATGACGACGAACAAAAACTGCACTACGCCGGTAAGGTGGGCACCGGCTTCGATGCAAAACTGCTGAAGGAACTTCATGCAAACATGAAGGAACTGGAAGTGTCAGATTCCCCGTTCGTTGATCTGCAGCGGAAAGTCGGCGATGCGAGGACGGCTCACTGGATCCAGCCGAAGCTGGTCGGACAGATCAAGTTCGCTGACAAAACTCGCGACATGCGATTGCGACACGCCTCCTTCCAGGGCCTGCGAGAGGATAAGCCACCACGCGACGTCGGCCAGGAAGTCCCTGCCAAACTTGAGGAAGTGCTGACCAATCCCGTCCCCAGAAAAGCCTCTCCCAAGAAGGAACCGGCACGACCGGCGGCAGCGACCCAGAAAACGTCCCGCAGCAAACGGGCTCAGAACAGCAAGGGTGCACCCGCAGAAGGTAACTCCGATTACGATCCGCAGTCAGAAATGTTTGCGGGAGTCCGTTTCACACATCCTGAAAAGATCGTCTACCCGGAAGCTGAACTCACCAAACTGGACATCGCTCGTTATTACCAGGAAGTCGCAGAATGGATCCTGCCCCACGTGGTACACCGCCCCATCGTGGTGGTGCGCTGCCCCGACGGGGCTGGCAAACAGTGCTTCTACCAGAAGCATCCCCAACCCGGCGCTCCAGAGAATCTGCGACAAATCCCAATCAAGGAAAGTACCGCGACAAAGAATTACGTGGTGGTCGACGATGTTGAGGGCCTACTGTCACTCGTCCAGATGGGAAGCCTCGAGATTCACACCTGGGGCAGTACCGAGGATCACCTCGAACGCCCTGATCGTCTGATTTTTGATCTGGATCCTGACGAGAATGTCTCTTGGGCGAAAGTCGTTGAGTCCGCGCGACAAATCCACGACTTTCTGCACGAACTCGGGTTAGCGAGTTTCATTAAAACAACAGGAGGCAAGGGCCTGCACATCGTCCTTCCGATTGAGCGTCGGCATGAGTGGGACGACGCGAAGGAGTTCTGCAAACACGTGGCGGACGCGATCGTCGCAGCGGCTCCTGCCCGCTTCACGTCGAACATGTCGAAGGCCGCGAGAAAGAACAAAATCTTTATCGACTACTTGCGAAACGCGCGCGGGGCAACGGCCGTGGCCCCCTATTCGACCAGGGCCAAAGCGAATGCCTTCGTTTCGATGCCACTGGAGTGGGAGGAAGTTTCCACGAAGATCACTTCGGACTACTTCACAATCGAGACAGCCCTGCAGCGGCTGGCGACACTGAAACGAGACCCCTGGCGGGAAATATCCAAAGTCCGCCAATCCCTCTCTGCCCCGAGCAAGAAACTGGATAAGGTGCTGCGGAACTAA
- the ispH gene encoding 4-hydroxy-3-methylbut-2-enyl diphosphate reductase, whose protein sequence is MKILVANPRGFCAGVNMAIECLDETIRMFGSNIYVYHEIVHNKYVVERFQKQGVTFVNSVSEVPIGSLLLYSAHGVSPEIREQSRQRKLQTIDATCPLVTKVHLEAIKYAREGYHIILIGHEGHDEVIGTMGEAPASITLIEEPEDIEKLSFPLDAKLAYLTQTTLSVEEAGRVISALKQRFPKIESPPKEDICYATTNRQDAVKQLAQRSDIVIVVGSQNSSNSRRLQEIGALLGKPSHLIDGAQELQREWFQNVSTVLITAGASAPEVVVQDCIGWLSTEFGATAEEVTTREEHVSFPLPRELRALQTAKA, encoded by the coding sequence ATGAAAATTCTTGTGGCGAATCCGCGTGGCTTTTGTGCCGGCGTGAATATGGCGATCGAATGTCTGGACGAAACAATTCGCATGTTCGGTTCGAACATCTACGTTTACCACGAGATCGTGCACAACAAGTACGTGGTCGAGCGATTTCAGAAGCAGGGAGTGACTTTCGTCAATTCCGTTTCCGAAGTTCCCATCGGTTCACTGCTACTGTACTCGGCACACGGAGTGTCACCCGAAATCCGGGAACAATCCCGACAGCGTAAGTTGCAAACCATCGACGCCACTTGCCCCCTGGTAACGAAGGTCCATCTCGAAGCGATTAAATACGCACGCGAGGGGTACCACATCATCCTGATCGGGCACGAGGGACATGACGAGGTCATCGGGACGATGGGTGAGGCCCCAGCCAGCATCACACTCATCGAAGAACCTGAAGATATTGAAAAGCTGTCCTTCCCACTCGACGCAAAGCTCGCCTACCTCACCCAGACGACGCTCAGCGTGGAAGAAGCGGGTCGCGTGATTTCGGCGCTCAAGCAGCGATTCCCCAAGATCGAGAGCCCCCCGAAGGAAGACATCTGCTACGCGACAACCAATCGCCAGGACGCTGTGAAACAACTCGCCCAACGTTCCGACATCGTGATCGTCGTGGGAAGCCAGAACAGCTCTAACAGCCGTCGACTTCAGGAAATCGGAGCGTTACTGGGTAAGCCCTCGCACCTGATCGATGGAGCTCAGGAATTGCAGCGAGAGTGGTTCCAGAACGTTTCGACGGTGCTGATCACGGCCGGGGCCAGCGCGCCGGAAGTCGTCGTTCAGGATTGCATCGGGTGGCTGAGCACCGAATTCGGCGCCACGGCAGAAGAGGTGACAACGCGGGAAGAACACGTCTCATTCCCACTTCCACGGGAACTGCGAGCCCTGCAAACCGCCAAGGCATGA
- a CDS encoding RDD family protein, whose amino-acid sequence MVLLTFASIALQVISFAAISIGLQYPRSGGRSSAIGTGNNSLLPHCAALHKGELWVSVATTPLPAVRRPGFVPPQSRLVVINPSDGATRDSGISLEPGATGVISVGDELWCISKSVMTRIVDEQAIPRRPIRALNEPSNPFLYHGELAVIDRNTNDDYDLLVWQNNEWSEAGRLDIPGMNATGAAWLFPQVRVLATSNSIYLFHSNGTSVRFREGLSFVSDSPAASASNPANSPLPELGSETDREAGWTPINQISNWGTVWDVVDVDGDIRIYYVPSLNHSIEQIRWQDNAWIHMPLSENLFTESLAGVGGTPAYLVSDFLHLYELGNSTLKRVAPFEPISPLLEWFLSVVPTFLSYALGVTMLTVGTSWLMRRYRSSGYLFGKRTVTQASVARRAIARGIDLLISTCPVFIGIGMSVPYLVEAEKLGMTDPIRSQLVELVFATFGIWFLGVIFLSFMQGLYGITPGKWLCGIRALQTTLRPPGLLRSLTRELLVYVDGFFFLTWIPGILLIAFTPHWQRLGDLAADTVVILNRRPSSSETSGSEPAEVT is encoded by the coding sequence GTGGTTCTCCTGACTTTCGCGTCGATTGCGTTACAGGTCATTTCTTTCGCGGCGATTTCAATCGGGCTGCAGTATCCCCGTTCAGGAGGTCGCTCCAGCGCCATCGGGACCGGGAACAACTCGCTGCTGCCTCACTGCGCGGCCCTTCACAAAGGGGAATTATGGGTCTCGGTTGCCACGACACCTCTTCCCGCAGTACGCCGACCGGGATTTGTTCCGCCACAATCGCGGCTGGTCGTCATCAACCCGAGCGACGGGGCGACTCGGGACTCAGGCATCAGCCTGGAGCCGGGAGCAACCGGGGTAATTTCCGTAGGGGATGAGTTATGGTGCATCTCGAAATCGGTGATGACCCGTATCGTGGATGAGCAGGCCATTCCTCGACGGCCGATCCGTGCTCTAAACGAGCCCTCAAATCCTTTTCTTTACCACGGCGAACTAGCGGTGATCGACCGCAACACGAACGACGACTACGATCTACTGGTATGGCAGAACAACGAGTGGTCTGAAGCGGGGAGGCTTGATATCCCTGGAATGAACGCGACGGGAGCCGCCTGGTTATTCCCCCAAGTACGCGTCCTGGCGACATCGAACTCGATCTATCTGTTCCACTCCAATGGTACGTCAGTCCGTTTTCGTGAGGGACTTTCATTTGTGAGCGACTCGCCTGCGGCGTCGGCGTCGAATCCCGCTAACAGTCCGCTCCCCGAGTTGGGTTCGGAGACGGACAGGGAAGCTGGCTGGACTCCCATCAATCAAATTTCCAACTGGGGAACAGTATGGGACGTGGTCGATGTTGATGGAGACATCCGTATTTACTACGTGCCTTCCCTCAACCATAGTATTGAGCAAATTCGTTGGCAGGACAACGCCTGGATCCACATGCCCCTTTCTGAGAATCTCTTCACAGAGAGTCTGGCGGGAGTGGGGGGAACGCCCGCGTATCTGGTCAGCGATTTCCTGCATTTGTATGAGTTGGGAAACTCGACGCTGAAGCGAGTCGCCCCGTTCGAGCCCATCTCGCCCCTCCTGGAATGGTTTCTCTCCGTCGTTCCCACATTCCTGAGTTACGCTCTCGGAGTCACGATGCTGACCGTCGGCACCTCCTGGCTGATGCGCCGTTACCGAAGTAGCGGGTATCTGTTTGGCAAGCGGACCGTCACCCAGGCCTCCGTTGCTCGACGAGCCATTGCCCGTGGCATCGACCTGCTGATTTCCACTTGCCCCGTATTTATCGGCATCGGCATGTCAGTGCCGTATCTAGTCGAGGCCGAAAAGTTGGGGATGACAGATCCGATCCGTTCTCAATTGGTGGAACTCGTGTTCGCCACGTTCGGAATCTGGTTCCTCGGAGTCATCTTCTTGAGCTTCATGCAAGGACTCTACGGAATTACGCCAGGCAAGTGGCTTTGCGGAATCCGCGCGTTGCAGACCACGTTGCGGCCCCCTGGGCTGTTGCGCTCGCTGACCCGCGAACTTCTAGTGTACGTTGATGGCTTCTTTTTCCTGACCTGGATCCCCGGCATCCTGCTGATTGCGTTTACTCCTCACTGGCAGCGACTGGGTGACCTGGCTGCGGATACCGTGGTCATCCTGAATCGCCGGCCCTCATCAAGCGAAACAAGTGGCAGCGAACCAGCCGAAGTCACGTGA
- a CDS encoding polyprenyl synthetase family protein has protein sequence MSHQSSGESVVQGVPVLTAVEQAIGPELLEAEQILAEELHSSNPYVCDILHHSTRFRGKRLRPMLLLLTAKATGGIRQDHKILSAVVEMIHLATLVHDDVLDEAETRRHVATVNSRWNNETSVLFGDYLFTHSFHLASSLDTTYACRRIGRATNIVCEGELSQIKERGNLDLTEEAYFKIIDGKTAELTALCGHLGAYYSQSEPSVVAALEQYGRSLGLAFQIADDVLDLMGSEGKIGKSLGSDLLKQKLTLPLIRLLQTASEQESQEIRQLLAHPDETTRSRLTPYFERSDAFSYTSRVAKNLASEARNQLELLPQTPARRILADIAEFAVQRTF, from the coding sequence ATGTCTCATCAGAGTTCAGGCGAGTCAGTAGTGCAGGGTGTTCCGGTTTTGACCGCGGTCGAACAGGCCATCGGTCCGGAATTGCTCGAAGCTGAGCAGATTCTGGCCGAAGAACTGCACAGCTCTAACCCCTACGTGTGCGACATTTTACATCATTCAACCCGGTTTCGTGGCAAGCGGTTACGCCCAATGCTGCTCTTGCTGACAGCGAAAGCGACAGGCGGAATTCGACAAGACCACAAAATTCTTTCTGCTGTCGTTGAGATGATTCATCTCGCGACTCTGGTCCATGATGACGTTCTGGACGAAGCGGAAACGCGACGCCATGTGGCAACCGTCAACTCACGCTGGAACAACGAAACCAGTGTGCTCTTCGGTGACTACCTCTTTACCCATTCGTTTCATCTGGCAAGCAGTCTCGACACGACGTACGCCTGTCGCCGAATCGGTCGGGCGACCAATATCGTCTGCGAGGGAGAACTGTCTCAGATCAAGGAACGGGGTAATCTGGATCTGACCGAGGAAGCGTACTTCAAGATTATCGATGGGAAAACGGCTGAATTGACGGCGCTGTGTGGTCATTTAGGGGCCTACTATTCCCAGTCGGAACCTTCAGTCGTTGCCGCGCTTGAGCAGTACGGTCGATCGCTCGGGCTGGCATTCCAGATTGCTGACGATGTACTGGATTTGATGGGCAGCGAAGGAAAGATTGGTAAGTCACTGGGCAGTGATTTGCTCAAACAGAAACTCACCCTGCCGCTGATTCGTCTCCTTCAGACAGCTTCCGAGCAGGAATCGCAAGAGATTCGTCAGTTGCTGGCGCATCCCGATGAAACAACGCGAAGTCGCCTGACACCTTACTTCGAGCGCAGCGATGCGTTCAGCTACACCAGTCGCGTGGCGAAGAATCTGGCCAGCGAGGCACGAAATCAACTGGAACTGCTACCACAGACTCCTGCCCGCCGAATCCTGGCAGACATCGCCGAGTTTGCTGTGCAGCGAACGTTCTGA
- a CDS encoding SpoVG family protein, which translates to MEITEIRIKLMNDPNERLQAFCSLTFDGSFVVRDLKIIQGTKGSFVAMPSRKLTDHCPRCSAKNHLRAQFCNECGVRLHQDRAAKSEDGRAKLYADIAHPINSDCRETIQEQVLIAYVSELERSKQPGYVCIYDDYGEDSYAQLGEDESPLSELPRLQRNGESLHRRDLPDIRHSTPHMNRVENTSNPFAVAQRNGHDEEDKFGAGII; encoded by the coding sequence GTGGAAATCACCGAGATTCGCATCAAATTGATGAACGATCCTAATGAACGTCTGCAGGCATTTTGTTCGCTGACGTTTGACGGTAGCTTCGTCGTCCGTGATCTGAAGATCATCCAGGGAACAAAAGGTTCCTTCGTGGCGATGCCCAGCCGTAAGTTGACAGACCATTGCCCCCGCTGTTCAGCGAAAAACCACTTGAGAGCCCAGTTCTGCAATGAATGTGGGGTTCGGCTGCATCAGGACCGGGCCGCGAAGTCAGAAGACGGACGCGCAAAACTCTACGCCGATATCGCTCACCCGATTAATTCTGATTGCCGGGAAACGATCCAGGAGCAAGTCCTTATCGCTTATGTCAGCGAACTGGAACGTTCAAAGCAACCGGGTTATGTCTGCATCTACGACGACTACGGCGAAGACAGCTACGCACAGCTGGGTGAAGACGAGTCCCCCCTCAGCGAGCTACCTCGTCTGCAACGGAATGGAGAATCACTCCATCGAAGAGACCTGCCCGATATCCGGCACTCGACGCCGCATATGAACAGGGTAGAAAACACTTCCAATCCCTTCGCAGTCGCCCAGCGTAATGGGCACGACGAAGAAGATAAGTTTGGGGCAGGGATTATTTAA
- the ispE gene encoding 4-(cytidine 5'-diphospho)-2-C-methyl-D-erythritol kinase: MLCQPTACSLTMRAPAKLNLFLRVVRRREDGFHDLETVMTAINLYDTLVFKVNDSSEVTLKIVMGAPRDQHAPPQPTLPTGPNNLVLRAATLLKEYAKVAAGAEITLIKRIPSEAGLGGGSSDAATTLKGLSRLWNISLTQDELFQLAAKLGSDVGFFVGKTATAVCRGRGERVDPLQAPVSQHFVVAKPASGLSTPAVFKQCEPGRTQTTVEEFVRTLSQSQSHHMVRLLHNDLQSPAELLNEDVRHLRNLFNKLPVFAHQMTGSGTSYFGICSSSRHARSMAARLKASGIPWVYVVRSCTQ; encoded by the coding sequence ATGCTCTGCCAGCCTACAGCTTGTTCTCTTACGATGCGGGCCCCCGCAAAACTGAATCTTTTCTTGCGCGTGGTGCGGCGCAGGGAAGATGGTTTCCACGATCTGGAAACCGTGATGACAGCGATCAACCTCTACGACACCCTCGTCTTCAAAGTAAACGACTCGTCAGAGGTCACTTTGAAGATCGTAATGGGTGCTCCACGTGATCAACACGCCCCGCCTCAACCGACGCTCCCGACGGGCCCCAACAACCTGGTGCTCCGTGCAGCAACGCTGCTCAAAGAATACGCGAAAGTCGCGGCAGGGGCAGAAATTACCTTAATCAAGAGAATTCCGTCCGAAGCAGGATTGGGAGGTGGCTCAAGCGACGCAGCCACAACGCTCAAAGGACTGAGCCGCCTTTGGAATATTTCGCTGACACAGGACGAGCTTTTTCAGCTTGCCGCCAAACTCGGCAGTGACGTCGGGTTCTTTGTCGGAAAGACTGCGACGGCGGTTTGCCGCGGACGGGGCGAACGTGTCGATCCGCTGCAAGCCCCAGTCAGCCAACACTTTGTCGTTGCCAAACCGGCGTCAGGTCTGTCCACTCCAGCGGTGTTCAAGCAGTGTGAACCGGGACGTACCCAAACGACGGTCGAGGAATTTGTTCGAACTCTCTCGCAATCACAGTCTCACCACATGGTGCGATTGTTGCACAATGACCTGCAGTCACCAGCAGAGCTCTTGAACGAAGATGTTCGACACTTACGAAACCTATTTAACAAACTACCTGTTTTCGCCCATCAGATGACCGGAAGTGGCACGTCCTATTTTGGGATTTGTTCCTCGTCCCGACATGCCAGATCGATGGCAGCTCGCTTGAAAGCTTCTGGCATTCCCTGGGTTTACGTTGTCAGGAGCTGCACGCAGTGA
- the obgE gene encoding GTPase ObgE, producing the protein MFVDQVSIFCKAGDGGPGACSFRREAHIPRGGPDGGDGGRGGDVVIEADENVSSLVHLVGVRHWHAENGHPGQPTLKAGKSGAETVIRVPPGTILRDAKRDFILKDLVEHGDRVVIARAGDGGKGNARFTSSTNRVPREFGPGEPGESRDVILELKVIADVGLIGKPNAGKSTLLSRLSRANPEIANYPFTTKYPNLGIVRVGQERQFVMADIPGLIEGAHAGVGLGHEFLKHVERTKMFIHLVEPSPDDQTDPIENYLAIREELRLYDEELASRPEIICITKGELEDADAAAELLEERIGRPVLKISSVSGKGLPQLLQQTIRRLDELQNPE; encoded by the coding sequence ATGTTCGTAGATCAAGTCAGCATATTCTGTAAAGCGGGTGACGGCGGTCCGGGTGCATGCAGCTTCCGGCGAGAGGCTCATATTCCGCGCGGTGGCCCGGACGGTGGCGACGGTGGCAGGGGAGGGGACGTTGTCATCGAAGCGGATGAGAACGTCAGCAGCCTTGTCCATCTCGTCGGGGTGAGACACTGGCATGCAGAAAACGGACATCCAGGCCAGCCGACCCTGAAAGCAGGCAAATCGGGTGCTGAAACGGTGATCCGCGTTCCGCCAGGCACGATCCTGCGCGACGCAAAGAGAGATTTTATCCTCAAGGATCTTGTCGAGCACGGAGACCGTGTCGTTATCGCGCGAGCGGGCGATGGGGGCAAAGGAAACGCTCGCTTCACTTCATCGACCAACCGCGTCCCCCGCGAATTCGGCCCCGGCGAACCGGGTGAAAGCCGCGACGTCATTCTGGAACTGAAGGTCATCGCGGACGTCGGCCTGATTGGCAAACCCAATGCGGGTAAATCAACTCTGTTGAGTCGTCTATCGCGGGCAAACCCCGAAATTGCAAATTATCCGTTCACAACGAAGTACCCCAATCTGGGCATCGTCCGGGTTGGCCAGGAACGTCAATTTGTGATGGCTGACATTCCGGGATTGATCGAAGGGGCTCACGCCGGCGTGGGACTCGGCCACGAATTTCTGAAGCACGTGGAACGAACCAAGATGTTCATCCATCTGGTCGAACCCTCTCCGGATGACCAGACAGATCCGATCGAGAACTATCTGGCGATCCGTGAAGAACTGCGGCTGTATGACGAAGAACTGGCCTCTCGACCCGAAATTATCTGCATCACCAAGGGGGAACTTGAGGATGCGGATGCCGCAGCAGAACTGCTGGAAGAACGGATTGGTCGCCCTGTTCTGAAGATCTCCTCCGTCTCGGGCAAAGGCCTGCCTCAACTGCTGCAGCAGACGATCCGCCGCCTGGACGAACTCCAGAATCCCGAATAG